Sequence from the ANME-2 cluster archaeon genome:
ATATATTGTTGTTTGAGTTCATTCAAATATATCCTCACCTAATCGATCGTAAAAATATTTTGAAAAATCTTCTTTTGCGCTTAATAAAAGACCTTCTGCAAAGTATTCTTTTATTAAAGGCATTAATTCGTATCTAATTCGGCTTTTCATTTCGTCTTCAGAATCTGCTATGAAATAACCGTGGCCTGGTTGTAAGGATAATTCTTCGCTATTTGCATACCATTTAAATATTTTATCAAATCCCATAAAATCTTCTTTGGAAAAAATATTTGGAATTACTTTTGGTTTCATGGTGTACCAGGCAAATCGCCTTCTTAAAGCAAAATCAACTACTGCAAGACTTCTGTCTGCAGTATTCATAGTACCTATCACGTAAAAATTTGAAGGAACTTTATTTATTTTATATCCTCCTCCAATGTCAATTTCTACTGAATCGTTTTCCAATTTATATTCAAATAAATAAAAAATTGGTCCTAATATATTTGATAAATTTGCTCTATTAATTTCATCAATTATTAAAACAACATTTTTTTCAGATTCAACCGCTTTTTTTAATGACTGATAGAAAATTCCCTTTTGCTCAATATATCCTACTTGACCCTCTTTGAGATTAGGCTTAATTCCGTATATAAAATCACTATAATTTGTCTCAGCATGAAATTGAGTGAAAAATACTTCAGCTTCAAGTTTAGTTCCTATTATCTTTGCTAATCTTGTTTTTCCGGTTCCAGGTGCCCCTTGAAGAATTATAAATTTTCGTTTTGTGACTAAATTTAAAACTTCATTAATTTCATCTTCTTCATTTAGCTCCTTTTTATTTGATATCTCATCAATTGCTTTATTAATAGCTTTTCTTTGGTTTGCGTTACTTGCCCATTTTCGCATTTCTGCATAAGCAGCAACGAATCCAGTAATAATTCTTTTACCATCCAGACTCACAGGATTGTGGATTATTTCGCACACAGGAAGAACTTTTGAATACATTTTTAGTGACT
This genomic interval carries:
- a CDS encoding AAA family ATPase, coding for MMIEETILFISELASNYGAKIDDEYLKSYIFRKNTKEDAFKKGGAYFGFISPEEEATGPYHDFSLVIFPDNENKSWIISLGVGSLGFKNDYELASLPGIRRLFSSIISQNGFCKTSFLDIETNLPAQFTSNIPHLKESLKMYSKVLPVCEIIHNPVSLDGKRIITGFVAAYAEMRKWASNANQRKAINKAIDEISNKKELNEEDEINEVLNLVTKRKFIILQGAPGTGKTRLAKIIGTKLEAEVFFTQFHAETNYSDFIYGIKPNLKEGQVGYIEQKGIFYQSLKKAVESEKNVVLIIDEINRANLSNILGPIFYLFEYKLENDSVEIDIGGGYKINKVPSNFYVIGTMNTADRSLAVVDFALRRRFAWYTMKPKVIPNIFSKEDFMGFDKIFKWYANSEELSLQPGHGYFIADSEDEMKSRIRYELMPLIKEYFAEGLLLSAKEDFSKYFYDRLGEDIFE